From a region of the Mytilus galloprovincialis chromosome 3, xbMytGall1.hap1.1, whole genome shotgun sequence genome:
- the LOC143068548 gene encoding ras-related protein Rab-1A isoform X3, with protein sequence MCNSDISDYLFKLLLIGDSGVGKSCLLLRFADDTYTESYISTIGVDFKIRTIELDGKTIKLQIWDTAGQERFRTITSSYYRGAHGIIVVYDVTDQESFNNVKQWLQEIDRYASENVNKLLVGNKSDLETKKVVDYTTAKEYADSLGVPFLETSAKNATNVEQAFMTMAAEIKNRMGPVTAAADNKSNVKINPSTPVKQGGGGCC encoded by the exons ATGTGTAATTCCGATATAAG TGACTACCTGTTTAAACTGTTATTGATTGGTGACTCTGGTGTAGGAAAATCTTGTTTATTACTCAGATTTGCA GATGACACATACACAGAAAGTTATATAAGTACTATAGGAGTAGATTTT aaaATACGAACTATAGAATTAGATGGAAAaactataaaattacaaata TGGGACACAGCTGGTCAAGAAAGATTTAGAACAATAACATCAAGTTATTACAGAGGAGCACATGGTATTATTGTTGTGTATGATGTTACAGATCAA GAATCTtttaacaatgtaaaacagtGGTTACAAGAAATTGACAGATATGCtagtgaaaatgtaaataaattactAGTAGGAAATAAATCTGACTTGGAAACCAAGAAAGTAGTAGATTATACAACAGCTAAA GAATATGCAGATTCTTTAGGAGTACCTTTCCTAGAAACAAGTGCAAAAAATGCTACGAACGTTGAACAAGCATTTATGACGATGGCGGCAGAAATTAAAAATAGAATGGGTCCAGTTACAGCTGCAGCTGACAACAAATCTAATGTAAAAATAAATCCAAGTACTCCTGTGAAACAAGGAGGTGGAGGATGCTGTTAA
- the LOC143068548 gene encoding ras-related protein Rab-1A isoform X1 has product MGGFPSLEWDGSGYRYFEIDYLFKLLLIGDSGVGKSCLLLRFADDTYTESYISTIGVDFKIRTIELDGKTIKLQIWDTAGQERFRTITSSYYRGAHGIIVVYDVTDQESFNNVKQWLQEIDRYASENVNKLLVGNKSDLETKKVVDYTTAKEYADSLGVPFLETSAKNATNVEQAFMTMAAEIKNRMGPVTAAADNKSNVKINPSTPVKQGGGGCC; this is encoded by the exons ATGGGAGGATTTCCATCACTTGAATGGGACGGATCAGGATATCGTTATTTTgaaat TGACTACCTGTTTAAACTGTTATTGATTGGTGACTCTGGTGTAGGAAAATCTTGTTTATTACTCAGATTTGCA GATGACACATACACAGAAAGTTATATAAGTACTATAGGAGTAGATTTT aaaATACGAACTATAGAATTAGATGGAAAaactataaaattacaaata TGGGACACAGCTGGTCAAGAAAGATTTAGAACAATAACATCAAGTTATTACAGAGGAGCACATGGTATTATTGTTGTGTATGATGTTACAGATCAA GAATCTtttaacaatgtaaaacagtGGTTACAAGAAATTGACAGATATGCtagtgaaaatgtaaataaattactAGTAGGAAATAAATCTGACTTGGAAACCAAGAAAGTAGTAGATTATACAACAGCTAAA GAATATGCAGATTCTTTAGGAGTACCTTTCCTAGAAACAAGTGCAAAAAATGCTACGAACGTTGAACAAGCATTTATGACGATGGCGGCAGAAATTAAAAATAGAATGGGTCCAGTTACAGCTGCAGCTGACAACAAATCTAATGTAAAAATAAATCCAAGTACTCCTGTGAAACAAGGAGGTGGAGGATGCTGTTAA
- the LOC143068548 gene encoding ras-related protein Rab-1A isoform X2 produces MSTMNPEYDYLFKLLLIGDSGVGKSCLLLRFADDTYTESYISTIGVDFKIRTIELDGKTIKLQIWDTAGQERFRTITSSYYRGAHGIIVVYDVTDQESFNNVKQWLQEIDRYASENVNKLLVGNKSDLETKKVVDYTTAKEYADSLGVPFLETSAKNATNVEQAFMTMAAEIKNRMGPVTAAADNKSNVKINPSTPVKQGGGGCC; encoded by the exons ATGAGCACAATGAACCCCGAATA TGACTACCTGTTTAAACTGTTATTGATTGGTGACTCTGGTGTAGGAAAATCTTGTTTATTACTCAGATTTGCA GATGACACATACACAGAAAGTTATATAAGTACTATAGGAGTAGATTTT aaaATACGAACTATAGAATTAGATGGAAAaactataaaattacaaata TGGGACACAGCTGGTCAAGAAAGATTTAGAACAATAACATCAAGTTATTACAGAGGAGCACATGGTATTATTGTTGTGTATGATGTTACAGATCAA GAATCTtttaacaatgtaaaacagtGGTTACAAGAAATTGACAGATATGCtagtgaaaatgtaaataaattactAGTAGGAAATAAATCTGACTTGGAAACCAAGAAAGTAGTAGATTATACAACAGCTAAA GAATATGCAGATTCTTTAGGAGTACCTTTCCTAGAAACAAGTGCAAAAAATGCTACGAACGTTGAACAAGCATTTATGACGATGGCGGCAGAAATTAAAAATAGAATGGGTCCAGTTACAGCTGCAGCTGACAACAAATCTAATGTAAAAATAAATCCAAGTACTCCTGTGAAACAAGGAGGTGGAGGATGCTGTTAA